TGGCGCCGGGGGAGACCCTGGCGGTCGTCGGGGCCACCGGCGCCGGGAAAACCACCCTCATCAATTTACTGGAACGCTTTTACGATCCGGACGCCGGAGAGATTTCCATCGACGGTGCCGATCTCAAGAAGCTGAATCCCGCGTGGCTGCGCCGTCAGATCGGCCTGGTGATGCAGGACATTTTCATTGTCCCCGGTACCCTTAAGGAAAACATCCTCCTGGACCGATCCCTGACTGACGACGCCCTGAATCGCATCATCCACGAAGCCCAACTCACCGGTCTGGTGAACCGACTTCCCCAGGGACCGGAAACCCGGATCGGAGAAGGCGGTATCGACCTTTCCGCCGGAGAAAAGCAACTCCTTGCCTTCGCCCGGGTGCTCGCTCGAAATCCCCGCATCCTGGTGCTGGACGAGGCCACTTCCAACGTGGACAGTGAAACCGAAATGCTCATCGAAAAGGCCATCGCCTCGACCCTCGCCGGCCGAACCAGTATCGTCATTGCTCACCGCCTCTCCACCATTCGGCGAGCGGACCGGATCCTTGTCATGAACCGCGGCCGGATCGTCGAAGAAGGCACACACACGGCCCTCATGGCTCAGCAAGGACTCTACCATCACCTCCAGAGCCTGCAGTTCCGGACGGCGGACCTCGAACCCGGGGCGGCCGCCCGGGAACCATGACCCGGCGAATCGCCGGCCGGCCACCGGGAAGGGCGACCGCCGACCGGTGAAGCGGCCGTGAAGCGTTGCTTTTGAGGCGCTTTGTGAATATGTGTTGGTTTGAAACAGAAACCTGTAGGAGCCGGCTTGCCGGCGATCAGGGTCAGCGCGGCATTGCCGGTTTTACGGATCGCGGGCAAGCCCGCTCCTACAGGAACAAGGAACCGGAGGCGCGACTTTCACGAGCTTGTTCTTAAACAAGCTCTCTGAATCTCTGAAAGAGACGGACCGTGCTGAGATTTCTCCTGTTCTTCCTCGCCATCTACAGCGCCATGCACGCGCTCTTTTTCCTTCGCGTGCACGTGCTGCTCCCTGAAAGGCGTTCCGCACAATGGGGGTTCGCTCTATTCCTGTTCCTCATGATTCTTGCGCCCATTCTGTGCCGCCTGATGGAGCGGGCGGGCCACGACCTCGCGGCAAGGATTACGGCCACCGTGGGATACGTTTGGATGGGCTTCATTTTCGTCTCCTTCTGGTTCTGCCTCCTCATGACCCTTTACGACGCACTGGCCTGGACAGGAGCCAGGCTTCTCCCCCACGCTCCTCCGCTTCTTACAGGAAAAACTCCGGTCCTCGCCATGCTGGCCGCCACGTTGCTGCTTTGCGGCTACGGAGCCTTCGAAGCCGGACGCATTCGCACCGAGCGGGTCACGCTGACGACCACTAAACTGCCCGCTCATATCCCCCGGCTGACCATCGCTCAGATCACGGATGTCCACCTGGGCATGATGGCCCGTTCGGGGCGGTTGAAGACCATTCTCGAAAAGGTCGACACCTTGGACCCAGATATCCTGGTATCCACGGGAGACCTGGTCGACGGATCCCTGGATCATCTTCCGGAACTGCTGGAGCTCCTTCAGACCGTCCGGCCCCGGTACGGCAAGTTCGCCGTCACGGGGAACCACGAGGTCTATTCCGGGCTTTCGAAGGCCGCCGCCTTCACCCGGGAAGCCGGCTTCACCGTGCTCCGAAACAGCACCTCCGATCGGGAAACCCCCATCAACATCGTCGGAGTGGACGACGCCCCCGTGAATCTCCCCGAAAGGGAAGTCCCCTTACTCCGTATCGCCCGGAATGGAAAATTCACCCTCTATCTGAAGCATCGCCCCCTCATATGCCCGGAAACCACCGGCTTGTTCGATCTCCAGCTTTCCGGGCACACCCACGCCGGCCAGATGTTTCCTTTCAACTTCGTTGTGGCGCTGCAGTATCCCCTATTGAAAGGATGGTTTCCCCTGGAAAACGGATCGACCCTCTATACCAGCCGGGGCACCGGGTTCTGGGGCCCGCCCATGCGACTGCTGGCGCCGCCCGAAATCACCCTC
This is a stretch of genomic DNA from Desulfoglaeba alkanexedens ALDC. It encodes these proteins:
- a CDS encoding metallophosphoesterase; translation: MLRFLLFFLAIYSAMHALFFLRVHVLLPERRSAQWGFALFLFLMILAPILCRLMERAGHDLAARITATVGYVWMGFIFVSFWFCLLMTLYDALAWTGARLLPHAPPLLTGKTPVLAMLAATLLLCGYGAFEAGRIRTERVTLTTTKLPAHIPRLTIAQITDVHLGMMARSGRLKTILEKVDTLDPDILVSTGDLVDGSLDHLPELLELLQTVRPRYGKFAVTGNHEVYSGLSKAAAFTREAGFTVLRNSTSDRETPINIVGVDDAPVNLPEREVPLLRIARNGKFTLYLKHRPLICPETTGLFDLQLSGHTHAGQMFPFNFVVALQYPLLKGWFPLENGSTLYTSRGTGFWGPPMRLLAPPEITLIELVRGSS